The Nitriliruptor alkaliphilus DSM 45188 genome includes a region encoding these proteins:
- a CDS encoding MaoC family dehydratase, translating to MTRQIPLDELAALEGTDFGPTAWLSVDQATIDAFADATGDHQWIHVDPERAKDGPFGGTIAHGLLTLSLLPWFLHELFEVTGPRMAINYGFDKVRFPTAVPSGARLRATGQLARVSELESALQSVVTVAMEVEGQDKPACVAESVVRYVR from the coding sequence ATGACCCGACAGATCCCGCTCGACGAACTGGCCGCGCTGGAGGGGACCGATTTCGGTCCCACCGCCTGGCTCAGCGTCGACCAAGCCACGATCGACGCCTTCGCGGACGCCACCGGCGACCACCAGTGGATCCACGTCGACCCGGAACGCGCCAAGGACGGCCCGTTCGGCGGTACGATCGCGCACGGGCTTCTCACCCTGTCGCTCCTCCCCTGGTTCCTCCACGAACTGTTCGAGGTGACCGGGCCTCGGATGGCCATCAATTACGGCTTCGACAAGGTGCGCTTTCCGACGGCGGTCCCGTCGGGCGCACGCCTACGCGCCACAGGCCAGCTCGCTCGGGTCAGCGAACTCGAGAGCGCGCTCCAGAGCGTGGTGACCGTCGCCATGGAGGTCGAAGGACAGGACAAACCGGCCTGCGTCGCGGAGTCGGTGGTGCGCTACGTGAGGTGA
- a CDS encoding thiolase family protein translates to MSDAVIIDVVRTAVAKGKPNGALAALHPVDLLAQTLRQLVERQSLDPRTIDDVLAGCVQQSGEQAGNIAHTAALAAGFPESVPGTTINRQCGSSQQAAVFAAQGVAAGAYDLVIACGVESMSAVPLGSAPAGRDNFGPTVRARYPEGLVRQGVSAELVAARWGLDRGDLDTFAAASHQRAAAAADRGWFDGQLVPIHVPGASAPHTTDETIRAGTNRASLASLRPAFHSDEHAARFPEIGWHVTPGNSSPLTDGASAVLIASRERAEQLGLEPRARFHASSVVGDDPLLMLTAPIPATRKVLDRAGLTVDDIDAFEVNEAFASVPLAWAKELHVDLDRVNPWGGAIALGHPLGSSGTRLLGTLVAHLEHTGGRYGLQTMCEAGGLANATIIERC, encoded by the coding sequence ATGAGCGACGCCGTGATCATCGACGTGGTACGCACCGCGGTAGCCAAGGGGAAGCCCAACGGCGCGCTCGCGGCGCTCCACCCCGTCGACCTGCTGGCCCAGACCCTACGGCAGCTGGTCGAGCGTCAGTCCCTCGATCCCAGGACCATCGACGACGTCCTCGCCGGCTGCGTGCAGCAGTCCGGCGAACAGGCCGGCAACATCGCGCACACTGCCGCGCTCGCTGCCGGCTTCCCCGAGTCGGTCCCCGGCACGACCATCAACCGACAGTGCGGATCCAGTCAGCAGGCCGCCGTGTTCGCGGCGCAGGGCGTCGCTGCCGGCGCTTACGACCTCGTCATCGCCTGCGGCGTCGAGTCCATGAGCGCCGTGCCCCTGGGCAGTGCACCCGCGGGGCGCGACAACTTCGGTCCCACCGTCCGAGCGCGTTACCCCGAGGGGCTGGTCCGGCAGGGCGTCTCCGCCGAGCTCGTAGCCGCACGGTGGGGCCTGGACCGCGGCGACCTGGACACCTTCGCGGCCGCCTCGCACCAGCGAGCCGCGGCCGCCGCCGACCGCGGGTGGTTCGACGGCCAGCTCGTCCCGATCCACGTCCCTGGTGCGTCGGCGCCGCACACCACCGACGAGACCATCCGGGCCGGGACCAATCGGGCATCCCTGGCCAGCCTGCGTCCCGCGTTCCACAGCGACGAGCACGCGGCACGGTTCCCCGAGATCGGGTGGCACGTCACCCCCGGCAACTCCTCACCCCTGACCGACGGCGCCTCGGCCGTGCTGATCGCCAGCCGCGAGCGCGCCGAACAGCTCGGTCTCGAACCCCGCGCCCGGTTCCACGCGTCCTCCGTGGTCGGCGACGACCCCCTGTTGATGCTGACTGCCCCGATCCCGGCGACCCGCAAGGTGCTCGATCGCGCGGGACTCACGGTCGACGACATCGACGCGTTCGAGGTCAACGAGGCCTTCGCGTCGGTGCCCCTGGCATGGGCCAAGGAGCTTCACGTGGACCTCGACCGGGTCAACCCGTGGGGGGGTGCCATCGCACTCGGTCACCCGCTCGGCTCCTCGGGGACCCGACTGCTCGGCACGTTGGTCGCCCACCTGGAGCACACCGGCGGCCGCTACGGGCTCCAGACCATGTGCGAAGCCGGGGGCCTCGCGAACGCCACCATCATCGAACGTTGCTGA
- a CDS encoding SDR family NAD(P)-dependent oxidoreductase, with protein MELGLKGARVVVTGGASNIGRGIAHGFAEEGCRVAVVDLDGDQAARVGREVLDLGAQGSLEVVEDLAAEGGGRRAIERVLDEWDGVDVLVNNAGISVPGFLTETTDRQMWERTMAVNLFAGIECTQAVLGPMGDAGEGAIVHISSDAAFGVIRQGVYGSSKAAQIALARTIAREHGRNGVRSNIVAPGLVLPEGSDAVGATSLWSAGSGWSEDQIASVVDRQPLRRRTTARDVARAVVWVASPVAARQVTGQVIAVGGGSSMP; from the coding sequence ATGGAACTGGGACTGAAGGGCGCGCGGGTGGTGGTCACCGGTGGCGCCTCCAACATCGGGCGCGGCATTGCGCACGGATTCGCCGAGGAGGGGTGCCGGGTCGCCGTCGTGGACCTCGATGGTGACCAGGCCGCGCGGGTCGGCCGCGAGGTTCTTGACCTCGGCGCACAAGGGTCGCTCGAGGTCGTCGAGGATCTCGCGGCCGAGGGTGGCGGTCGACGCGCGATCGAGCGTGTCCTCGATGAGTGGGACGGTGTCGATGTGTTGGTCAACAACGCGGGCATTAGCGTGCCGGGCTTCCTGACCGAAACGACCGACCGCCAGATGTGGGAACGTACGATGGCGGTCAACCTGTTCGCGGGCATCGAGTGCACCCAAGCGGTCCTCGGCCCGATGGGCGACGCCGGTGAGGGGGCGATCGTTCACATCTCGAGCGACGCTGCGTTCGGTGTCATCCGGCAAGGGGTCTACGGATCGTCCAAGGCGGCGCAGATCGCGTTGGCTCGGACCATCGCCCGTGAGCACGGCCGCAACGGCGTCCGCTCGAACATCGTGGCGCCTGGGCTCGTACTCCCGGAGGGATCGGATGCCGTCGGCGCGACCAGCCTGTGGTCTGCGGGTTCCGGTTGGAGCGAGGATCAGATCGCGTCGGTCGTCGATCGGCAGCCGCTGCGTCGTCGCACCACGGCTCGAGATGTGGCTCGGGCGGTGGTCTGGGTGGCCTCGCCCGTCGCGGCACGTCAGGTGACCGGTCAGGTGATCGCGGTCGGCGGGGGCTCCTCGATGCCGTGA
- a CDS encoding phytoene desaturase family protein, whose amino-acid sequence MTDTTTAHDYDALVIGAGAGGLCAAALLSHHGYRTLVVEAHDRPGGRAGSVEEDGCVVNTGAIAIEYGGILEEVFRTVGAPFDIRVPDPATMFRIKGKDVDISRGGWGKLVNGVTKKGASLLDGLGQARRGEYPEEEMTTEQWLLRYTKNDTMHAIFRNLCAAIFAVNADELPAKAFLTYFIEKGAFKAYGFSPTGTGGLMQGLADAVVARGGDVWYSSSVTAIKVTDGRVVAADVERGGRLERIEPRFVVSNVGPSATAALVGREHLDADYLDQLDRDLRPTANIVVNIASSEPLMDVPGILTFGLTRRLCNMGNLTATCPELAPDGRHLYVAYGVPRPAVGDFEEQAEIAATLADLHDEFENFDEDEVLSIRVMKGEWPAQRSVAGFDLPRETTLPNLWNVGDGVRTYANGGVQACAETGKLVVDAILALDARSPAIT is encoded by the coding sequence GTGACCGACACGACGACCGCCCACGACTACGACGCACTGGTCATCGGCGCCGGTGCGGGCGGCCTGTGCGCCGCTGCGCTGCTCAGCCACCACGGGTACCGCACGCTGGTGGTCGAAGCCCACGACCGGCCCGGGGGGCGTGCCGGCTCAGTCGAGGAGGACGGGTGCGTGGTCAACACCGGAGCGATCGCCATCGAATACGGCGGAATCCTCGAGGAGGTGTTCCGCACCGTCGGCGCACCGTTCGACATCCGCGTCCCGGACCCGGCGACGATGTTCCGCATCAAGGGGAAGGATGTCGATATCAGTCGTGGCGGGTGGGGGAAGCTGGTCAACGGCGTCACCAAGAAGGGTGCCTCCCTGCTCGACGGGCTCGGCCAGGCGCGCCGCGGCGAGTATCCCGAGGAGGAGATGACCACGGAGCAGTGGTTGCTCCGCTACACCAAGAACGACACCATGCATGCGATCTTCCGCAACCTCTGTGCCGCGATCTTCGCCGTCAACGCCGACGAGTTGCCCGCCAAGGCGTTCCTGACGTACTTCATCGAGAAGGGGGCGTTCAAGGCCTACGGGTTCTCGCCGACCGGTACCGGTGGCCTGATGCAGGGTCTGGCCGACGCGGTCGTCGCCCGAGGGGGCGACGTCTGGTATTCGAGCTCGGTAACGGCGATCAAGGTCACCGACGGACGCGTCGTCGCCGCCGATGTGGAGCGGGGAGGGCGGCTCGAGAGGATCGAGCCACGGTTCGTGGTCTCCAACGTGGGTCCGAGCGCGACGGCCGCGCTGGTCGGTCGTGAGCACCTCGACGCGGACTACCTCGACCAGCTCGACCGTGACCTGCGGCCGACGGCGAACATCGTGGTCAACATCGCGTCGAGCGAACCACTGATGGACGTCCCTGGGATCCTCACGTTCGGCCTCACCCGGCGTCTGTGCAACATGGGGAACCTGACCGCGACGTGCCCCGAACTCGCCCCCGACGGCCGACACCTCTACGTCGCCTACGGCGTGCCGCGACCCGCCGTCGGAGACTTCGAGGAGCAGGCCGAGATCGCTGCGACCTTGGCCGACCTGCACGACGAGTTCGAGAACTTCGACGAGGACGAGGTGCTGTCCATCCGTGTGATGAAGGGCGAGTGGCCGGCGCAGCGCAGCGTCGCAGGCTTCGACCTCCCGCGCGAGACCACGCTCCCGAACCTCTGGAACGTCGGCGACGGGGTGCGCACCTACGCAAACGGCGGTGTCCAGGCCTGTGCCGAGACCGGAAAGCTCGTCGTCGACGCCATCCTCGCACTCGACGCTCGCAGTCCTGCGATCACCTGA
- a CDS encoding nuclear transport factor 2 family protein codes for MTGVPAIHDSEFAASYGRAWSADHPDELLLHVDVSGRYEDTGMGTTWQGHAEIACFFHHMLAFAPDSVIEFDNVCADGERWSATWNWSGTAVGPLRLDDDLLEPTGRHFTVPGIAFGETTTDGRVRSHIDVYDTRAFLTNCGLDAASRADAARATVERLYAALGAGDAQAVESLLSEDAVVHLTEGMPAGSGRHVGPVRARDAWWAIGRAFSVAPEPDEWIPTADGGLLVRGTYRGTRRSDQASVEASFTHLFEFHRGRIRRLRQLTDTARWPRPSQGSTPAGG; via the coding sequence ATGACGGGAGTACCTGCCATCCACGATTCGGAGTTCGCTGCGTCCTACGGTCGTGCGTGGAGCGCCGACCACCCGGATGAGCTCCTCCTGCACGTCGACGTGTCGGGCCGCTACGAGGACACCGGCATGGGCACGACGTGGCAGGGCCACGCAGAGATCGCGTGCTTCTTCCACCACATGCTGGCCTTCGCGCCGGACTCGGTCATCGAGTTCGACAACGTGTGCGCCGACGGCGAGCGCTGGTCAGCGACGTGGAACTGGTCCGGCACTGCGGTCGGTCCGCTGCGGCTGGATGACGACCTGTTGGAACCCACCGGGCGCCACTTCACGGTCCCCGGTATCGCGTTCGGTGAGACGACCACGGACGGGCGCGTGCGTTCCCACATCGACGTCTACGACACCCGCGCGTTCCTCACGAACTGCGGTCTCGATGCCGCGAGCCGAGCCGACGCGGCGCGCGCCACCGTCGAACGACTCTACGCGGCCCTCGGAGCTGGTGACGCCCAGGCGGTCGAGTCACTGTTGAGCGAGGACGCGGTGGTCCACCTGACCGAGGGGATGCCGGCCGGGAGCGGGAGGCACGTCGGTCCGGTTCGCGCCAGGGACGCGTGGTGGGCCATCGGTCGGGCGTTCTCCGTCGCCCCCGAACCGGACGAGTGGATCCCCACCGCTGACGGCGGGCTGCTCGTTCGAGGGACCTACCGAGGCACCAGACGCAGCGACCAGGCGAGCGTCGAGGCCTCGTTCACCCACCTGTTCGAGTTCCACCGTGGACGGATCCGTCGACTGCGCCAGCTCACCGACACCGCCCGCTGGCCGAGACCGAGCCAAGGCTCGACGCCCGCAGGAGGCTGA
- a CDS encoding enoyl-CoA hydratase/isomerase family protein, translated as MKTVRLLVEDGVGTIVLDRPASQNAIDRVFTEEFLSVVTACDEREDVRCVLIRADGPMFTAGGDLSSFRRLDGPELSDLLRTMTTTYHEALQRLSRMDAPVVAAVDGPAAGGGLGIVLAADVVIASSRSNYTLGYCALGLTADGGTTWFLPRIVGLRLAQRMFLLNEQLDADTALAVGLVSELAEDANDRARELAQRLASGPTAAFGDIKRLLQDASTTSLGDHLDAEARSVCRAAGSRDGLEGIAAFLDERRPPNFEGR; from the coding sequence GTGAAGACCGTCCGGCTACTTGTGGAGGATGGCGTCGGCACGATCGTGCTCGACCGTCCCGCCTCACAGAACGCGATCGATCGCGTGTTCACAGAGGAGTTCCTCTCCGTGGTCACCGCCTGCGATGAGCGTGAGGACGTGCGCTGCGTGCTGATCCGGGCGGACGGCCCGATGTTCACGGCAGGTGGTGACCTGTCGAGCTTCCGTCGACTCGACGGACCGGAGCTCTCGGACCTCCTCAGGACGATGACGACGACCTACCACGAGGCGCTTCAGCGGCTCTCCCGAATGGACGCGCCCGTGGTCGCCGCCGTCGACGGACCAGCTGCGGGCGGAGGGCTCGGTATCGTCCTGGCCGCGGACGTCGTGATCGCTTCATCGCGCAGCAACTACACGTTGGGCTACTGCGCCCTCGGTCTCACCGCGGACGGTGGCACCACGTGGTTCCTGCCCCGCATCGTCGGGTTGCGGCTCGCGCAGCGGATGTTCCTCCTGAACGAACAGCTCGACGCCGACACGGCCTTGGCGGTCGGACTGGTGTCCGAGCTGGCGGAGGACGCTAACGACCGCGCCCGTGAACTCGCCCAGCGCCTGGCCTCGGGCCCCACCGCAGCGTTCGGAGACATCAAGCGGTTGCTGCAGGACGCGAGTACGACGTCGCTCGGTGACCACCTGGATGCGGAGGCCCGGAGCGTGTGCCGAGCGGCTGGATCGCGTGACGGCCTCGAGGGCATCGCGGCCTTCCTCGATGAGCGTCGGCCACCGAACTTCGAGGGACGTTGA
- a CDS encoding acyl-CoA dehydrogenase family protein yields MDFSVSDEHMMIRETAAKIAGSYGHDYYMAESLSGGDASELWEAMAQAGFVGANTPEVYGGAGMGLSELAIMGEEMAAAGCPSPMSVISPAIVASILVRHASEELKQEFLPRMASGDIVLCFAITEPDAGSNAHEVSTTAVREADHYRLNGGKYYISGFDQAASVLVVARTGRDASSGRGRLSLFLVDSDADGLAAAEIDIQMHSPERQYTLSFDEVLVPAGRLVGEEGRGLQQVFAGLNPERVMGAAMCIGIARYALGKAVRYAKEREVWGRPIGAHQAVAHPLARSHIAVEQARLLVAKAAWLYDTDGDPVEAGAAANLAKMAAAEAAGEALDRAIQTHGGNGMATEYGLATLWGLTRTWRIAPISDQMVLNFVATSVLGLPKSY; encoded by the coding sequence ATGGATTTCAGCGTCAGCGACGAACACATGATGATCCGCGAGACCGCGGCGAAGATCGCCGGCTCCTACGGACACGACTACTACATGGCAGAGAGCCTCTCCGGTGGGGATGCCTCTGAGCTGTGGGAGGCGATGGCGCAGGCGGGGTTCGTCGGTGCCAACACGCCCGAGGTGTACGGCGGCGCCGGCATGGGCCTGTCTGAGCTCGCGATCATGGGTGAGGAGATGGCCGCCGCCGGGTGTCCGTCGCCGATGTCGGTGATATCCCCGGCGATCGTCGCCTCGATTCTCGTGCGACACGCGTCCGAGGAACTGAAGCAGGAGTTCCTCCCCCGGATGGCCTCCGGCGACATCGTGCTGTGTTTCGCGATCACGGAGCCGGACGCAGGTTCCAACGCTCACGAGGTGTCCACCACCGCCGTCCGTGAAGCGGACCACTACCGGCTCAACGGTGGGAAGTACTACATCTCGGGTTTCGACCAGGCCGCGTCGGTCCTGGTCGTGGCGCGCACGGGGCGCGATGCGTCGTCCGGTCGAGGGCGGCTGTCGTTGTTCCTCGTCGACAGCGACGCCGACGGCCTCGCCGCGGCGGAGATCGATATACAGATGCACTCGCCCGAACGGCAGTACACGCTGTCGTTCGACGAGGTCCTGGTTCCCGCCGGACGTCTCGTCGGAGAGGAGGGCAGGGGCCTGCAGCAGGTGTTCGCCGGCCTGAACCCCGAGCGGGTGATGGGCGCCGCGATGTGCATCGGGATCGCACGGTACGCGCTGGGGAAGGCCGTCCGGTACGCCAAGGAGCGCGAGGTGTGGGGTCGTCCGATCGGCGCCCACCAGGCCGTCGCGCATCCGCTGGCGCGGTCACACATCGCGGTCGAGCAGGCCCGGCTGCTGGTCGCGAAGGCGGCGTGGCTCTACGACACCGACGGTGATCCAGTGGAGGCTGGCGCCGCGGCGAACTTGGCCAAGATGGCCGCGGCCGAAGCCGCAGGGGAGGCGCTCGATCGCGCGATCCAGACCCACGGGGGGAACGGGATGGCCACCGAGTACGGGCTCGCGACGCTCTGGGGCTTGACGCGGACCTGGCGAATCGCGCCCATCAGCGACCAGATGGTGCTGAACTTCGTCGCCACCAGTGTCCTGGGCCTCCCGAAGTCCTACTGA
- a CDS encoding LLM class F420-dependent oxidoreductase, with product MRVGYTLEYDQPVDGIIDRALRLVEAGVDDLWVPEAYGFDAVSMLGFLAARTDHVRLGSSILNVFSRTPTTIAQVAAGLDAVCGGRFVLGLGASGPQVIEGWHGVPYHRPLTRTRETIAVVRRAMRREVIEFHGEEITLPLPPHRGTGLGKPLKMLTRPVRDQVPIFLAALGPASVRLAATEADGWFPLFFQPERAQEVWGAPLGGGRAARSSDLAPLEVVAGGRLAFVEDDMERQRALDAEKPKYALYMGGMGARGRNFYNDLVASYGFGDAAREIQDHYLAGRKGEAIALVPDELVAATSLIGTPNEVRERVQAFADAGVTGLNVSPRAGAEADVTRLREILG from the coding sequence ATGCGTGTGGGCTACACCTTGGAGTACGACCAGCCGGTCGATGGGATCATCGACCGGGCGCTGCGCTTGGTCGAGGCGGGAGTCGACGATCTCTGGGTCCCCGAGGCCTACGGGTTCGACGCGGTCAGCATGCTGGGCTTCCTCGCTGCACGGACGGATCACGTCCGGCTCGGCAGCTCCATCCTCAACGTCTTCTCGCGCACGCCGACCACGATCGCCCAGGTCGCAGCCGGCCTCGACGCGGTCTGCGGGGGACGGTTCGTCCTCGGGTTGGGGGCGTCCGGTCCGCAGGTGATCGAGGGCTGGCACGGCGTCCCCTACCACCGACCACTGACGCGGACCCGCGAGACCATCGCAGTCGTTCGACGGGCGATGCGACGCGAAGTCATCGAGTTCCACGGCGAGGAGATCACCCTCCCGCTGCCACCTCACCGCGGCACCGGGTTGGGCAAACCGTTGAAGATGCTGACCCGCCCGGTCCGCGATCAGGTCCCGATCTTCCTCGCAGCGCTCGGTCCGGCGAGCGTCAGGCTGGCGGCGACCGAGGCGGACGGGTGGTTCCCGCTCTTCTTCCAACCTGAGCGAGCGCAGGAGGTCTGGGGCGCCCCGTTGGGAGGAGGCCGTGCTGCGCGCTCGTCCGACCTCGCCCCTCTCGAGGTGGTCGCCGGCGGGCGTCTCGCGTTCGTTGAGGACGATATGGAACGGCAGCGTGCCCTCGATGCAGAGAAGCCGAAGTACGCGCTGTACATGGGCGGGATGGGGGCCAGAGGGCGCAACTTCTACAACGACCTCGTCGCCAGCTACGGTTTCGGTGATGCTGCGCGTGAGATCCAGGACCACTACCTGGCGGGACGCAAGGGCGAGGCGATCGCACTCGTTCCGGACGAGCTGGTCGCCGCCACGTCGCTGATAGGTACGCCGAACGAGGTCCGCGAACGCGTCCAGGCCTTCGCGGACGCGGGCGTGACGGGCCTGAACGTGTCACCTCGTGCGGGCGCCGAGGCCGACGTCACTCGCCTCCGAGAGATCCTGGGCTGA
- a CDS encoding response regulator, protein MTDANAIRVLLVDDHAVVIEGLSGLLSRSGFEVVATTGDPDEAVRMARQVTPDLAVVDVRLGATSGLDLVPDLLAANDVLRVCVLTSFQDAAGARCALEAGATGFVLKDQPADELCRQLEAVARGSVLIDHRVAAAVLRPAAAQLLTPRELAVLRLVATGANNREVGDQLHLSAHTVKEYLGNAMRKLEVHTRTEAVAVAMRQGLLVDTPSS, encoded by the coding sequence GTGACCGACGCGAACGCGATCCGGGTCCTGCTCGTCGACGATCACGCCGTGGTCATCGAGGGGCTGTCCGGCCTGCTCTCACGGTCGGGGTTCGAGGTCGTCGCGACGACGGGTGATCCCGACGAGGCGGTCCGGATGGCGCGACAGGTCACGCCCGATCTGGCCGTGGTCGACGTTCGGCTGGGTGCGACCTCAGGGTTGGACCTCGTGCCGGATCTCCTCGCGGCCAACGATGTGCTGCGCGTGTGCGTGTTGACCAGCTTCCAGGATGCAGCCGGAGCTCGCTGCGCACTCGAAGCGGGGGCGACGGGCTTCGTCCTCAAGGACCAACCTGCCGACGAGCTCTGTCGGCAGCTCGAGGCCGTTGCCCGCGGTTCGGTGTTGATCGACCACCGTGTCGCGGCCGCCGTTCTGCGACCCGCCGCCGCCCAGCTCCTGACTCCCCGGGAGCTCGCCGTCCTCCGGCTGGTCGCGACGGGCGCGAACAACCGGGAGGTCGGCGACCAGCTCCACCTGAGCGCCCACACCGTCAAGGAGTACCTCGGCAACGCGATGCGCAAGCTCGAAGTGCACACACGGACCGAAGCGGTGGCCGTCGCGATGCGGCAGGGACTGCTCGTCGACACCCCATCGTCGTGA
- a CDS encoding GAF domain-containing sensor histidine kinase, protein MLAPLEVGEVLEGVVRGMCEVSGRARSVVLSYDDQTQRLVGLAGHGVDPKDVRTIDIPVTAFVRRVIADGRTVVSDQPMDTLPEITWLLEEHGATGTLVVLPLRSETLGTMGVAFVEDGGRHFRLRAGEREALESFVGLAALAMQNAILAERSRRLAQLVAGTRAAESLHDSITQSLFGLRLGLDNLLADPQLPPALSEALGAIRDDAQTAVEALHEALRTMTEPDENARVAPPRSPLTEVRELAARLRSDHGLVGEVHVEGEQATPSAEASALLVRTVREGLTNIVKYADATAFSVHLRASSAWWTVEISDDGSGDPVAIRGQLARGEGGFGLSSLRAESQRLGGRSWVRHAPVLAGVALGVAVPTDAGVRPNGGVADPAELRGQD, encoded by the coding sequence TTGCTGGCCCCGCTGGAGGTCGGCGAGGTGCTCGAGGGGGTCGTCCGCGGCATGTGCGAGGTCTCGGGGAGGGCGCGATCAGTGGTGCTCTCCTACGACGACCAGACCCAGCGGCTCGTGGGCCTCGCCGGGCACGGCGTCGACCCGAAGGACGTCCGGACCATCGACATCCCCGTTACCGCGTTCGTCCGGCGCGTCATCGCCGACGGACGCACCGTCGTCAGCGACCAACCGATGGACACGCTGCCCGAGATCACCTGGCTGCTGGAGGAGCACGGTGCGACCGGGACCCTGGTCGTCCTCCCGTTGCGTTCGGAGACCCTCGGGACCATGGGGGTCGCCTTCGTGGAGGACGGCGGGAGGCACTTCCGGCTGAGAGCGGGGGAGCGCGAAGCCTTGGAGAGCTTCGTCGGGCTCGCCGCGTTGGCGATGCAGAACGCCATCCTCGCCGAGCGCTCACGCAGGCTGGCGCAGCTCGTCGCCGGGACCAGGGCCGCCGAATCCCTCCACGACAGCATCACCCAATCGCTGTTCGGTCTCCGGCTCGGCCTCGACAACCTGCTCGCCGATCCGCAGCTGCCACCCGCGCTATCCGAGGCTCTCGGCGCGATCCGCGACGATGCGCAGACCGCGGTCGAGGCGCTGCACGAAGCGTTGCGCACCATGACCGAGCCGGACGAGAACGCGCGGGTCGCTCCGCCACGTTCACCGCTCACCGAGGTGCGCGAGTTGGCCGCTCGACTCCGGTCCGACCATGGTCTGGTCGGGGAAGTGCATGTCGAGGGGGAACAGGCGACGCCGAGTGCCGAAGCGAGCGCTCTGCTGGTTCGCACGGTGCGCGAGGGGCTGACCAACATCGTGAAGTACGCCGACGCGACCGCCTTCTCGGTCCACCTCCGAGCCAGCTCGGCTTGGTGGACGGTCGAGATCTCGGACGACGGTTCCGGGGACCCGGTGGCCATCCGCGGCCAGCTCGCCCGCGGCGAAGGCGGCTTCGGGCTGTCGAGTCTGCGGGCCGAGTCGCAGCGTCTCGGCGGCCGATCGTGGGTCCGCCATGCGCCCGTTCTCGCCGGTGTGGCGTTGGGCGTGGCGGTTCCCACCGACGCTGGGGTCCGCCCGAACGGGGGGGTGGCGGACCCCGCTGAGCTACGGGGTCAGGACTAG
- a CDS encoding ABC transporter permease, with product MNARIEPAMEDRASAVGRRPPSRLDAPAGPRLADAFTGALRRGTEQAGEMVWLLLVLVWSVVRRPTGYWTEVKDRMSDILRLCWFPMIVATTVFGLGVGLGGLNLYLLFGIPERLGSLWVVASIREFGPWINAMVVAGIVGTAVTADLGARVIREEIDALRVLGIDPVRRLVLPRVIALFVITGLLDLVAIVFGVLGGFIAAVGVGGASPAHFIDSFWANATTVDLVGSLVKTMAFGLIIGIVCCYKGMTAQGGPAGVGRAVNQAVVIAFASIWAFNYVFTTILLGLNPEIQVFK from the coding sequence ATGAACGCGAGAATCGAGCCTGCGATGGAGGACCGCGCGTCCGCCGTCGGGCGGCGGCCGCCGAGCCGCCTCGACGCCCCAGCTGGCCCCCGTCTCGCCGACGCCTTCACCGGCGCGCTGCGGCGTGGAACCGAGCAAGCCGGTGAGATGGTCTGGCTGCTGCTGGTCCTCGTCTGGTCGGTGGTCCGTCGGCCGACCGGGTACTGGACCGAGGTCAAGGACCGGATGTCCGACATCCTGCGACTGTGCTGGTTCCCGATGATCGTGGCGACGACGGTGTTCGGGCTCGGCGTGGGGCTCGGCGGGTTGAACCTCTACCTGTTGTTCGGCATCCCGGAGCGACTCGGGTCCCTCTGGGTCGTCGCCTCCATCCGCGAGTTCGGTCCCTGGATCAACGCGATGGTCGTGGCCGGCATCGTCGGCACCGCGGTGACCGCCGACCTTGGTGCTCGGGTGATCCGTGAGGAGATCGACGCGCTGCGGGTGCTCGGCATCGACCCCGTGCGCCGGCTGGTGCTGCCCCGGGTGATCGCGTTGTTCGTGATCACCGGCCTGCTGGACCTCGTCGCCATCGTGTTCGGCGTCCTGGGTGGCTTCATCGCCGCGGTCGGGGTGGGTGGTGCGAGCCCGGCGCACTTCATCGACAGCTTCTGGGCCAACGCGACGACGGTCGACCTGGTCGGCAGCCTCGTGAAGACCATGGCGTTCGGCCTGATCATCGGGATCGTGTGCTGTTACAAGGGGATGACCGCCCAGGGCGGGCCGGCTGGCGTTGGCCGGGCGGTCAACCAGGCCGTCGTCATCGCCTTCGCCTCGATCTGGGCCTTCAACTACGTGTTCACGACGATCCTGCTCGGCCTCAACCCCGAGATCCAGGTGTTCAAGTGA